Proteins from one Triticum aestivum cultivar Chinese Spring chromosome 7A, IWGSC CS RefSeq v2.1, whole genome shotgun sequence genomic window:
- the LOC123154586 gene encoding uncharacterized protein, which produces MHLVNPVTCEQIALPSVITIEQVRPIFDENGAAHKYELSWHTGMHDGYNSPSIFALDNLRHELHYKAYVFSDASTESFIVVLIHNPMRQLSYARVGDDKWTWLPPHDIYDDCTYKNGLLYAATATGEIHAFDLSGPFASMKIIMGASENVSAGSVYIVQAPWGDLLLIGRIFGDYDLEPEPGASVFWQTGRINMYEVDKVASKLKEINSLRAHVLFLGHNQSLCLNAEEYPALKANHVYFTDDSFFWTTGLKNNHCDMGVLDLDDNSREEIISPHLCSNFPAPMWITADLRKMNLASVGVA; this is translated from the coding sequence ATGCACCTCGTCAATCCGGTCACATGTGAACAGATTGCTCTCCCTTCAGTGATCACAATTGAGCAGGTGAGGCCCATCTTTGATGAGAATGGTGCTGCCCACAAGTATGAACTCTCATGGCACACTGGAATGCACGATGGTTATAACTCACCATCAATCTTTGCTCTTGACAACCTGCGGCACGAACTCCACTATAAGGCATATGTGTTCTCCGATGCATCCACGGAAAGCTTCATTGTGGTGCTCATCCACAATCCAATGCGTCAGCTCTCTTATGCAAGGGTAGGGGATGACAAGTGGACCTGGCTGCCACCTCATGATATCTATGACGACTGCACTTACAAGAATGGCCTATTGTATGCAGCGACTGCAACTGGAGAAATTCATGCTTTTGATCTTAGTGGGCCTTTCGCCAGTATGAAGATAATTATGGGGGCATCTGAGAATGTTTCAGCTGGCAGTGTGTACATCGTTCAAGCTCCCTGGGGTGATCTGCTGCTTATTGGGAGAATCTTTGGGGATTATGATTTAGAACCTGAACCTGGGGCATCTGTGTTTTGGCAAACAGGCAGAATTAATATGTATGAAGTTGACAAGGTGGCAAGTAAACTTAAGGAAATCAATTCGTTGCGTGCCCATGTGTTATTTCTTGGGCATAATCAATCTCTTTGTCTCAATGCTGAAGAATATCCAGCACTCAAGGCAAATCATGTCTACTTTACTGATGATAGTTTTTTCTGGACAACGGGATTGAAGAATAATCACTGCGACATGGGAGTTCTCGATTTGGATGATAATAGCAGGGAGGAAATTATATCTCCTCATCTTTGCTCCAACTTTCCGGCTCCTATGTGGATTACGGCTGATCTTAGAAAGATGAACTTGGCATCAGTAGGGGTAGCTTGA